The following are encoded in a window of Rosa chinensis cultivar Old Blush chromosome 4, RchiOBHm-V2, whole genome shotgun sequence genomic DNA:
- the LOC112196750 gene encoding uncharacterized protein LOC112196750, with amino-acid sequence MNLEENFFQYFQEDEDHTTFPKLPVPTTSTPFDDFTLHPVEQHREPSEETTQNGFRPWKWKSPFSPIPKRVRVG; translated from the exons ATGAATCTGGAGGAGAATTTCTTCCAGTATTTCCAGGAAGACGAAGATCACACGACCTTCCCCAAGCTCCCTGTCCCTACTACTTCAACTCCATTTGACGATTTCACCCTTCATCCg GTGGAGCAGCACAGAGAGCCATCGGAGGAGACCACTCAAAATGGGTTCAGGCCTTGGAAGTGGAAAAGTCCATTTAGTCCAATTCCCAAGAGAGTGA GGGTTGGGTGA
- the LOC112196746 gene encoding 1-aminocyclopropane-1-carboxylate oxidase homolog 1 — protein sequence MLTNTNEVAATNYDRKSELKAFDDTKNGVKGLVDAGITEIPRIFHHPPDQYNISNTSDSEETKFSILVIDLGGLSDPTTQKEIVAKVGEASETWGFFQIVNHGIPVAVLDEIQNGVRGFYDQDAEVKKQFYSRDDFSRPLQYNSNFDLYSAPSTNWRDTFMCYMAPTPTKPEDLPQVFRDEIADYSKELMKLGKILFELLSEALGLEPSHLNDIDCGEGLLVLGHYYPACPQPELTLGTSKHADSGFITVLLQDHIGGLQVLHQNKWIDVPPVTGALVVNIGDLLQLISNDRFKSVEHRVLANHRGPRISVASFFCTGMLPSTKLYGPIKELLSEDNPPKYRDTTVRDYVAYRNQKGLDGKSGLSHVKL from the exons ATGCTAACCAacacaaatgaggttgcagcaaCCAATTATGACAGGAAAAGTGAACTAAAAGCTTTTGATGACACAAAAAATGGTGTCAAAGGCCTTGTTGATGCTGGCATAACCGAGATTCCTCGAATTTTTCATCATCCACCAGATCAGTACAACATCAGCAATACCTCTGATTCAGAAGAAACCAAATTCAGCATCCTAGTAATTGACCTCGGAGGCCTTTCCGATCCAACAACACAAAAGGAGATTGTTGCAAAAGTTGGAGAAGCATCAGAGACATGGGGCTTCTTCCAGATAGTCAACCATGGAATACCCGTTGCTGTTCTTGACGAGATTCAAAATGGGGTACGTGGATTTTATGATCAAGACGCTGAGGTGAAGAAACAGTTTTACAGTCGCGATGACTTCAGCAGGCCTTTGCAGTACAATAGCAACTTTGATCTATATAGTGCGCCGTCAACTAATTGGAGGGACACTTTCATGTGTTACATGGCTCCCACTCCAACAAAGCCAGAAGACTTGCCCCAAGTATTCAG GGACGAAATTGCTGACTACTCGAAGGAACTAATGAAGTTGGGGAAGATATTGTTTGAGTTGTTGTCCGAGGCTCTTGGACTCGAGCCAAGTCACTTGAATGACATAGATTGTGGTGAGGGGCTTCTGGTTTTAGGCCATTACTATCCTGCTTGTCCACAACCGGAATTAACTTTAGGCACAAGCAAGCATGCGGACAGTGGCTTCATCACAGTCCTCTTGCAAGATCATATCGGTGGTCTACAGGTTCTTCATCAGAACAAGTGGATTGATGTTCCTCCTGTGACTGGGGCTTTAGTGGTTAACATTGGCGATCTTCTTCAG CTTATATCAAATGACAGATTCAAAAGTGTAGAGCACAGGGTACTGGCAAACCATAGAGGTCCAAGGATATCTGTTGCGAGCTTTTTCTGCACAGGGATGCTGCCATCGACAAAGCTTTATGGACCTATCAAGGAGTTATTATCAGAAGACAATCCTCCAAAGTACAGGGACACTACTGTGAGGGACTATGTTGCGTACCGCAACCAGAAAGGCCTCGATGGTAAATCTGGCTTGTCTCATGTCAAGCTTTGA